From the genome of Candidatus Magasanikbacteria bacterium RIFOXYB2_FULL_38_10, one region includes:
- a CDS encoding DNA gyrase subunit A, whose amino-acid sequence MPRIKAFSKQEKLPDIDPLANIGKIVIQPIINEVQESYLNYAMSVIIARALPDVRDGLKPVHRRILYAMWESGLRAGSKFRKSATIVGNVLSLYHPHGDMAVYDSMVRMAQDFSLRYPLVHGQGNFGSMDGDSAAAYRYTEAKLAKIAEELLLDIESETVDFSANYDGTHQEPQVLPAKLPNLLLNGSMGIAVGMATNIPPHNLTELCDGIIHLIDHPDAEIEELTEFVKGPDFPTGGIIYDKKEIAQAYATGRGRVVMRAKTEIVEDKAGQFKIIVTEIPYQVNKATLVERIAELVHEKKLEGIKDLRDESNKEGVRVVIELKKDSYPKKILNQLFNQTQLQDTFNFNMLALVDGIQPRILNLKTILEEYIKHRKNVVRRRTEFYLKKAEERAHILKGLKIALDNIDAIIKTIKSSKDKDAARINLMVKFKLTEIQANAILEMKLQQLANLERQKVEDELKEKLALIKELQAILASTKKIQEIVKKEILEIKEKFGDERRTQIVAHGVKEFSSEDLIPNEDTIVMITQDGYIKRLPPDTFKTQHRGGKGVIGVTTKEEDVVEHLFSTTTHADLLFFTTKGRVFQLKAYEVPQGSRTAKGQAIVNFLQLAPDEKISAVLSLTDLGDFKYLVMVTKEGVTKKVDIKDFSNVRRSGLIALKLKGSDTLMWVKPSTGSDEIMLITSGGQSIRFKEKLIRAMGRNASGVRGIRLKGSDKIIGMDIVDPNLAKSFQLFIISEEGLGKRTPLAQYRLQGRGGSGIKTAKVTKKTGKIIGAYVVNAKDERDLMIMSNKGQIIRLPFGTVSVSGRATQGVRLMRFKETNDKVASVTLV is encoded by the coding sequence ATGCCGAGAATCAAAGCCTTCTCAAAACAAGAAAAATTACCGGATATTGATCCTTTAGCAAACATAGGCAAAATTGTTATTCAGCCAATTATAAATGAAGTACAGGAATCATACTTAAATTATGCCATGAGTGTTATTATCGCCCGCGCCCTACCGGATGTGCGCGACGGTTTAAAACCGGTGCATCGCCGTATTTTGTACGCCATGTGGGAATCTGGATTACGCGCCGGTTCTAAATTCCGTAAGTCCGCCACCATCGTGGGTAATGTTTTAAGTTTGTATCACCCCCACGGCGACATGGCGGTTTATGATTCCATGGTGCGTATGGCCCAAGATTTTTCCTTGCGTTATCCTTTGGTGCATGGGCAGGGTAATTTTGGCTCTATGGATGGAGACTCGGCTGCCGCTTATCGTTATACCGAAGCCAAATTAGCCAAAATTGCCGAAGAATTACTTTTGGATATTGAATCCGAAACAGTGGATTTTTCCGCCAACTACGACGGCACGCACCAAGAACCACAAGTTTTACCGGCTAAACTTCCCAACTTGTTATTAAACGGCTCCATGGGTATTGCCGTAGGTATGGCCACCAATATTCCACCCCATAACTTAACCGAATTATGCGATGGCATCATTCATTTAATAGATCATCCTGATGCCGAAATAGAAGAGTTGACGGAATTTGTCAAAGGCCCGGACTTTCCTACCGGTGGTATTATTTATGATAAAAAAGAAATTGCTCAGGCCTACGCCACAGGCCGCGGTCGCGTAGTAATGCGCGCCAAAACAGAAATTGTAGAAGACAAAGCCGGTCAATTTAAAATTATTGTCACCGAAATCCCCTATCAAGTCAACAAGGCCACCTTAGTAGAAAGAATTGCCGAATTGGTGCACGAAAAAAAATTAGAAGGCATTAAAGATTTGCGCGATGAATCCAACAAAGAAGGCGTGCGCGTGGTAATAGAACTTAAAAAAGATTCCTACCCCAAAAAGATTTTGAATCAGCTTTTTAATCAAACTCAACTACAAGACACTTTCAATTTTAATATGCTGGCTTTGGTGGATGGCATTCAACCGCGCATCTTAAATTTAAAAACAATTTTGGAGGAGTACATCAAGCATCGCAAAAATGTAGTCCGCCGCCGCACTGAATTTTATTTAAAAAAAGCCGAAGAGCGCGCTCATATTTTGAAGGGTTTAAAAATTGCTTTGGACAATATTGATGCTATCATCAAAACCATTAAAAGCTCCAAAGACAAAGATGCGGCCCGCATTAATTTGATGGTCAAATTTAAATTAACGGAAATTCAGGCCAATGCCATTTTGGAAATGAAATTACAACAACTGGCCAACCTAGAAAGGCAAAAAGTGGAAGATGAATTAAAAGAAAAATTGGCCTTGATAAAAGAATTGCAAGCCATTTTGGCCTCCACTAAAAAAATTCAAGAAATTGTTAAAAAAGAAATTTTAGAAATCAAAGAAAAATTTGGCGATGAACGCCGCACGCAAATTGTCGCTCACGGGGTAAAAGAATTTTCCAGTGAAGATTTAATCCCTAATGAAGACACCATTGTCATGATTACGCAAGATGGCTACATTAAACGCTTACCGCCCGATACCTTTAAGACTCAGCATCGCGGTGGCAAGGGTGTGATTGGTGTCACCACCAAAGAAGAAGACGTGGTGGAACATTTATTCTCCACCACCACCCACGCGGATTTATTATTTTTCACCACCAAAGGCCGTGTCTTTCAATTAAAAGCCTATGAGGTGCCACAGGGATCCAGAACTGCCAAAGGCCAGGCCATTGTGAACTTTTTACAATTGGCTCCTGACGAAAAGATTTCCGCTGTGTTATCTTTAACCGATTTGGGAGACTTTAAGTATTTAGTAATGGTAACCAAAGAAGGTGTCACCAAAAAAGTGGACATTAAAGATTTTTCCAATGTGCGCCGCTCGGGCCTAATCGCTTTAAAATTAAAAGGTAGCGATACTTTAATGTGGGTCAAACCCTCTACCGGCTCTGATGAAATAATGCTCATCACCTCTGGCGGACAATCCATCCGTTTTAAAGAAAAACTAATTCGCGCCATGGGTCGCAATGCTTCCGGCGTCCGCGGTATCAGATTAAAAGGCAGTGATAAAATTATCGGCATGGATATAGTTGATCCTAATTTAGCCAAGTCTTTTCAATTATTCATTATTTCCGAAGAGGGTCTGGGGAAACGCACACCTCTCGCCCAATATCGCCTTCAAGGACGTGGCGGCTCAGGTATCAAAACCGCTAAAGTGACCAAAAAAACAGGCAAAATTATTGGCGCTTACGTGGTAAATGCCAAAGATGAAAGGGACTTGATGATTATGTCTAACAAAGGACAAATTATCAGATTACCATTTGGTACAGTGTCTGTTTCCGGACGCGCTACCCAAGGCGTCAGATTAATGCGCTTTAAAGAAACTAATGACAAAGTAGCCAGCGTGACTTTAGTATAA
- a CDS encoding cell division protein FtsH, giving the protein MSPFVKNLLLFVGVLVVLSLVFGGFSANKTKVDQVSLDKIIAELQTQDIKKIEVEGDVLRATLKNDTVQEAKKEAGDTLSSLVKNYNVDQAKLKDVQVSIKNDHGWAFWISNLLPFVLPFLLLGVLLYFMTRQVQGVNSRAMGFGQSTARETGKDDKNKKTFKDVAGAREAKEELQEVVEFLITPKRFAEMGAKIPKGVLLMGAPGTGKTLLAKAVAGEANVPFLHMSGSEFVEMFVGVGASRVRDLFKRAKKEAPAIVFIDEIDAVGRRRGAGLGGSHDEREQTLNQILVEMDGFEPNLGVIVIAATNRPDVLDPALLRPGRFDRRVIIDMPDIQDREEILFVHAKGKPLAKNVSLRKIAERTPGFSGADLANLLNEAAILAVRRGKKQVGEEEILESIEKVILGPEKKSRVMTEKDKTMTAYHEAGHAVVANFLPGCDPVRKVSIVGRGLAGGYTLSMPEKDVHYQTLSKMKDNLSMMLGGFMAEKIIYGEDQLSTGPSSDLKKVTQSVTSMVMRFGMSDKLGPRMFADNEELIFLAQEIHEKKSYSEKTAELIDAEISRILEEAKNKAGEIIGRYRVQMDKLVKVLLEKEVVEQEEFKEIMKG; this is encoded by the coding sequence ATGTCACCATTTGTTAAAAACCTGCTTTTATTTGTTGGCGTGTTGGTGGTTTTATCTTTGGTTTTTGGCGGTTTTAGCGCCAACAAAACCAAAGTGGATCAAGTTAGCTTGGATAAAATCATCGCCGAGTTGCAAACTCAAGACATTAAAAAAATAGAAGTGGAGGGCGATGTTTTGCGCGCCACTTTAAAGAATGATACGGTACAAGAGGCTAAAAAAGAAGCCGGTGATACCTTAAGCAGTTTGGTTAAAAACTACAATGTTGATCAGGCCAAATTAAAAGATGTGCAAGTCTCCATTAAAAATGATCACGGTTGGGCCTTTTGGATCAGCAACTTGCTCCCTTTTGTTTTACCCTTTTTGCTTTTGGGCGTTTTGTTGTATTTTATGACGCGCCAAGTGCAAGGGGTTAATTCTCGGGCTATGGGTTTTGGCCAATCCACTGCCAGAGAAACCGGCAAAGATGATAAAAACAAAAAAACTTTTAAAGATGTGGCTGGAGCGCGCGAAGCCAAAGAAGAACTGCAAGAAGTGGTGGAATTTTTAATCACTCCTAAAAGATTTGCCGAGATGGGTGCTAAGATCCCCAAGGGAGTTTTATTGATGGGTGCTCCTGGTACCGGCAAAACTTTGTTAGCTAAAGCTGTGGCCGGAGAAGCCAATGTGCCGTTCTTGCACATGTCCGGTTCGGAATTTGTGGAAATGTTTGTGGGTGTAGGCGCCTCCCGCGTGCGCGATTTGTTCAAGCGCGCCAAGAAAGAAGCCCCAGCCATTGTTTTCATTGATGAGATTGACGCTGTGGGACGTCGCCGTGGAGCAGGGCTGGGTGGTTCGCATGATGAAAGAGAACAAACTTTAAATCAAATTTTGGTAGAAATGGATGGTTTTGAACCCAATTTGGGTGTTATCGTGATTGCGGCCACCAACAGACCGGATGTTTTAGATCCAGCCCTGTTGCGTCCGGGTCGTTTTGACCGTCGCGTAATAATTGACATGCCGGATATTCAAGACAGAGAAGAAATTTTGTTTGTTCACGCCAAAGGTAAGCCGCTGGCTAAAAATGTTTCTTTGCGTAAAATTGCCGAGCGTACTCCAGGCTTTTCCGGAGCGGATTTGGCTAATCTTTTAAATGAGGCGGCTATTTTAGCAGTGCGCCGCGGTAAAAAACAAGTAGGCGAAGAAGAAATTTTAGAGAGCATAGAAAAAGTAATTTTGGGCCCGGAGAAAAAGTCTCGCGTGATGACAGAAAAAGATAAGACAATGACTGCTTATCACGAAGCCGGACATGCCGTGGTAGCCAATTTTTTGCCAGGCTGTGATCCTGTGCGCAAGGTTTCTATTGTCGGTCGGGGATTAGCCGGGGGCTATACTTTATCTATGCCGGAAAAAGATGTACATTATCAAACTTTGTCCAAAATGAAAGATAATTTATCTATGATGCTTGGCGGATTTATGGCAGAAAAAATTATTTATGGTGAGGACCAGCTTTCTACCGGACCTTCTAGTGATTTAAAAAAAGTCACACAGTCAGTCACTTCTATGGTAATGCGTTTTGGCATGAGTGACAAATTAGGACCCAGAATGTTTGCTGATAATGAAGAATTGATTTTTTTGGCTCAAGAAATTCATGAGAAGAAAAGTTATAGTGAAAAGACAGCTGAGCTAATTGACGCGGAGATTTCTAGAATTTTGGAAGAGGCTAAAAACAAAGCCGGGGAAATAATTGGCCGATATCGTGTACAGATGGACAAATTGGTTAAAGTGCTGTTAGAAAAAGAAGTGGTGGAACAAGAAGAGTTTAAAGAGATAATGAAGGGGTAA